The Klebsiella africana sequence ACCGCGCTGGGTCAGCGTATCGACCGGTCATCCGCCCCGGCGGTAGCCATGGTCCTGCCGTAGCGGCACGGTGTTTGTCCGGGCCCGGGAAAGCCATTTTTTCCAGGCCCGGCACGGTGTCGTGCTATCCATTGTCCGGTGCAAACGCCCCGGCGGCGACCTGCGCCGGCGTGACCACCCCGCTGTCCAGCACCCAGCCGCTAATCAGCGCTGCCGGCGTGACGTCGAACGCCGGATTGTACACGGCGGCCCCCGTCGGCGCCCACTGTACCGCGCCAAAGCTGCCCGCCACCCCGGTCACTTCCGCCGCCGCACGCTGCTCAATGGGGATCGCCGCGCCGTTCGGGCAATAGCGGTCGAGGGTGGTCTGCGGGGCAGCGACGTAAAACGGGATCTGGTGATAATGGGCCAAAACCGCCAGCGAATAGGTGCCGATTTTATTCGCCACGTCGCCGTTGGCGGCGATACGGTCGGCGCCGACCCACACCGCATCCACCAGCCCCTGCGCCATCAGGCTGGCGGCCATTGAATCGGTGATCAACTGATACGGCACGCCCAGCTCGCCCAGCTCCCAGGCGGTTAAACGTCCGCCCTGCAGCAACGGCCGAGTTTCATCGACCCACACATTGGTCACCTTTCCCTGCCGGTGCGCCAGCGCGATAACCCCCAGGGCGGTCCCTACCCCGGTGGTCGCCAGACCACCGGTGTTGCAGTGGGTTAGCAGTCGACTGCCGGGCTTCACCAGCGCACTGCCCGCCTCAGCGATGCGGTCGCACAGCTGTTTATCTTCTTCGACCAGACGCAAAGCTTCCGCTTCCAGCGCCTGCGGGTAATCCTCCCGGGCCAGCGCTTGCTTCATGCGATCCAGATTATTCATCAGGTTGACAGCCGTCGGCCGCGCCGCGCGCAGCGTCTCCAGCGCCTGCAGGAGTTCATCCCGGTTCAGGCCGCGCTGGGCCAGCAGCGCCAGCAGCAGGCTGGCGGACAGGCCAATCAGCGGCGCGCCGCGCACCCGCAGGGCATGAATATGGTCCACCAGCAGCGCAACGTTATCCGCCGCCAG is a genomic window containing:
- the mtnA gene encoding S-methyl-5-thioribose-1-phosphate isomerase → MQTLQTTSLRVSENQLFILDQQALPQEKRWLAADNVALLVDHIHALRVRGAPLIGLSASLLLALLAQRGLNRDELLQALETLRAARPTAVNLMNNLDRMKQALAREDYPQALEAEALRLVEEDKQLCDRIAEAGSALVKPGSRLLTHCNTGGLATTGVGTALGVIALAHRQGKVTNVWVDETRPLLQGGRLTAWELGELGVPYQLITDSMAASLMAQGLVDAVWVGADRIAANGDVANKIGTYSLAVLAHYHQIPFYVAAPQTTLDRYCPNGAAIPIEQRAAAEVTGVAGSFGAVQWAPTGAAVYNPAFDVTPAALISGWVLDSGVVTPAQVAAGAFAPDNG